One stretch of Halapricum desulfuricans DNA includes these proteins:
- a CDS encoding uracil-DNA glycosylase, with protein sequence MDANQESPYNPFGMDESCQNCPELAESRSQVVHGYGDVSAEFAFVGGYPDAGADEVGIPFMGADRKTTLEILRETGFTDSPPETTEPELDNAVLTYAARCHHPDRGPTDEEFSACEPYLTSELRMINPEIIVAAGQHALEALAWEYTTRSAEEFDVEAEHASTVRGRGFEIVPMIEPREQTDAETEALIEHLLGILDRDYRQTKGRRGR encoded by the coding sequence ATGGACGCGAACCAGGAGTCCCCGTACAACCCCTTCGGGATGGACGAGTCGTGTCAGAACTGTCCCGAACTGGCCGAGAGCCGATCGCAGGTCGTCCACGGCTACGGCGACGTGAGCGCGGAGTTCGCCTTCGTCGGCGGCTACCCCGACGCCGGAGCCGACGAGGTCGGGATCCCATTCATGGGAGCCGACCGCAAGACGACCCTCGAGATCCTCCGCGAGACGGGGTTCACCGACTCGCCGCCGGAGACGACCGAGCCCGAACTGGACAACGCCGTGCTGACTTACGCCGCGCGGTGTCACCATCCCGATCGGGGGCCGACCGACGAGGAGTTCAGCGCCTGCGAGCCGTATCTGACGAGCGAACTGCGGATGATCAACCCCGAGATCATCGTCGCCGCCGGCCAGCACGCCCTGGAGGCGCTGGCCTGGGAGTACACCACTCGCAGCGCCGAGGAGTTCGACGTCGAGGCCGAACACGCGAGCACGGTCCGCGGACGCGGGTTCGAGATCGTTCCCATGATCGAACCGCGCGAACAGACCGACGCCGAGACCGAGGCGCTGATCGAGCACCTGCTCGGGATTCTGGATCGAGATTACAGACAGACGAAGGGACGGCGCGGGCGCTGA
- the pyrE gene encoding orotate phosphoribosyltransferase, whose amino-acid sequence MDTQRLIDALRETEAVRFGEFELSHGGTSDYYVDKYVFETDPTSLSLIAEAFAESLGDGDTKLAGVALGAVPLVAVTSVETGRPYVIARKQRKEYGTTNLIEGDLEAGEEVVIIEDIATTGQSAIDAAEALREAGAVVERVLVVVDREEGAAANLAEHDLRLEALVTASELLADR is encoded by the coding sequence ATGGACACCCAGCGACTCATCGACGCGTTGCGCGAGACCGAGGCGGTCCGTTTCGGCGAGTTCGAACTCTCCCACGGCGGGACCAGCGACTACTACGTCGACAAGTACGTCTTCGAGACCGACCCGACGAGCCTGTCGCTGATCGCCGAGGCCTTCGCCGAGTCGCTCGGCGACGGCGATACCAAACTCGCCGGGGTCGCGCTGGGCGCGGTCCCGCTGGTCGCGGTCACGAGCGTCGAGACCGGCCGGCCGTACGTCATCGCGCGCAAGCAGCGCAAGGAGTACGGCACCACGAACCTGATCGAGGGCGACCTCGAGGCGGGCGAGGAGGTCGTCATCATCGAGGACATCGCCACCACGGGTCAGAGCGCGATCGACGCCGCCGAGGCGCTGCGCGAGGCCGGGGCCGTCGTCGAGCGCGTGCTCGTCGTCGTCGACCGCGAGGAGGGCGCGGCCGCAAACCTCGCCGAACACGACCTCCGACTGGAGGCGCTGGTGACCGCCTCCGAGCTGCTGGCCGATCGGTGA
- a CDS encoding ATP-binding protein → MRNIDVQMGVEPSAGTLHALFVDPDGRVDSVLETLTAFPEPIEVQSEPSVSDAVETARAERVDLVVVLGAQEGEHEPAIDGIDAYQRVREALSETPVAVYDYNWDNDRLKAALERGIDTIKGIPEAPELVYRQLRSAAGMEVDPPTDAELLESLFEYYPHQLYLKDDVGRFEGASAATAEEFGLTRSQIAGLTDYDILDPETARQTYREEQALLASGEPDVERIEHYVDEQGRDRWVSITKAPRYDEAGEPIGIVGSSRDVTDEKRKEYMVREVHAATERLVRMESKAEIGRAAMRLTDDIPVVSRIQVVLEDSADGLEPLSIDGGDSLFGTYRGRFEQVIETGQPRYLTTEGGATEEFTDEQGISVAVLPIEGHGALGFAADADTFTEFGIDLANILASSLAAALDRADRERELARQNERLEEFASIVSHDLRNPLHVASASAELLAEETDSEHVERIDNALDRMGHLIEALLMLARRGRIVGEPEPVGLDAAARDAWCVVETPDAELVVGDAPTVVADRERLTELLENLFRNAIDHGRPDATVRVGIHDGGFYVADDGQGIEPDVREKVFEMGYSQAPDGTGYGLYIVSTIAQAHGWSVSVTDSEAGGARFEFDGVERGA, encoded by the coding sequence ATGCGAAACATCGACGTACAGATGGGTGTCGAGCCGTCGGCCGGGACGTTACACGCGCTGTTCGTCGATCCGGACGGACGGGTCGACTCCGTCCTCGAGACGCTCACGGCGTTCCCAGAGCCCATCGAGGTGCAGTCGGAGCCGTCAGTCTCCGACGCCGTCGAGACGGCACGGGCCGAGCGCGTCGACCTCGTGGTCGTCCTCGGAGCGCAAGAAGGCGAACACGAACCCGCGATCGACGGCATCGACGCCTACCAGCGAGTACGCGAGGCGCTGTCGGAGACGCCAGTGGCCGTCTACGACTACAACTGGGACAACGACCGCCTGAAGGCGGCGCTCGAACGGGGGATCGACACGATCAAGGGGATCCCCGAAGCGCCGGAACTCGTCTATCGCCAGCTTCGAAGCGCCGCGGGCATGGAAGTCGATCCGCCGACTGACGCCGAACTGCTCGAATCCCTGTTCGAGTACTATCCCCATCAGCTCTATCTGAAAGACGACGTCGGTCGGTTCGAGGGAGCCAGCGCGGCGACGGCCGAGGAGTTCGGGCTCACCCGGTCCCAGATCGCCGGCCTCACGGACTACGACATTCTGGACCCGGAGACCGCGAGACAGACCTACCGAGAGGAGCAAGCGCTGCTCGCGAGCGGCGAACCGGACGTCGAGCGGATCGAACACTACGTCGACGAGCAGGGGCGCGACAGGTGGGTCTCGATCACGAAAGCCCCGCGATACGACGAGGCGGGCGAGCCGATCGGGATCGTCGGGTCGAGCCGCGACGTGACCGACGAGAAGCGCAAAGAGTACATGGTCCGGGAGGTCCACGCGGCGACTGAACGGCTCGTCCGCATGGAATCGAAAGCCGAGATCGGTCGCGCGGCGATGCGACTGACCGATGACATTCCTGTCGTCTCCCGGATTCAGGTCGTCCTCGAGGACTCGGCGGACGGACTCGAACCGCTGTCGATCGACGGTGGTGACTCGCTGTTTGGGACCTACCGCGGTCGCTTCGAGCAGGTGATCGAGACCGGGCAACCGCGATATCTGACGACTGAGGGTGGCGCGACCGAAGAGTTCACCGACGAGCAGGGCATCTCGGTCGCGGTCCTCCCGATCGAGGGTCACGGCGCGCTCGGGTTCGCCGCCGACGCCGACACGTTCACCGAGTTCGGCATCGATCTGGCGAACATCCTGGCGTCGAGTCTGGCGGCGGCGCTGGATCGTGCCGACCGCGAGCGCGAACTCGCCCGGCAGAACGAGCGTCTCGAGGAGTTCGCCAGCATCGTCAGCCACGACCTGCGCAACCCGCTGCACGTCGCCAGCGCTTCGGCGGAGTTGCTCGCCGAGGAAACCGACTCCGAGCACGTCGAGCGGATCGACAACGCGCTCGATCGGATGGGACATCTCATCGAAGCGCTGTTGATGCTGGCCCGGCGGGGCCGGATCGTCGGCGAACCCGAGCCCGTCGGACTCGACGCCGCCGCGCGTGACGCCTGGTGCGTCGTCGAGACGCCCGACGCGGAACTGGTCGTCGGGGACGCGCCGACGGTCGTGGCCGACCGCGAACGCCTGACCGAGTTGCTCGAGAACCTCTTTCGCAACGCGATCGACCACGGCCGCCCGGACGCGACCGTTCGGGTCGGGATCCATGATGGCGGGTTTTACGTCGCCGACGACGGCCAGGGGATCGAGCCGGACGTCCGCGAGAAGGTCTTCGAGATGGGCTACTCGCAGGCCCCGGACGGGACCGGCTACGGGCTGTACATCGTCTCGACGATCGCGCAGGCCCACGGCTGGTCGGTCTCGGTCACCGACTCCGAAGCGGGCGGCGCGCGTTTCGAGTTCGACGGTGTCGAGCGAGGCGCCTGA
- the aroC gene encoding chorismate synthase codes for MNGNSFGRLFEVTTYGESHGEAMGCTVSGVPAGVELDEDDIQKDLDRRKPGQSMITTSRDEPDAVSIKSGLQDGYTTGTPIGMVIQNKDARSGKYEPFVTAPRPSHGDFTYSAKFGTRNWGGGGRSSARETVNWVAAGAIAKQVLEQSEYDVRIKAHVCQLGDVEAPEVSFEQMLEHSEENEVRCAHPETAERMRELADQYQTEGDSIGGAIYFEMRGVPRGLGAPRFDSFPSRMAQLMYSIPAVNDFEYGIGREARTTAGSEYNEDWEFEGESRSDSEPSSGDEPRGDPTPVGNDHGGIQGGITTGDPIYGEVSWHPPVSIPKRQETVDWETGERKEIQVVGRHDPTLPPRAVPVVEALLYSTVLDFMLLGGRINPDRLDDRPGEYDTDYHPSSPVNDPDDADTHAETVDEE; via the coding sequence ATGAACGGCAACAGCTTCGGTCGGCTCTTCGAAGTGACGACCTACGGGGAGAGCCACGGCGAGGCGATGGGGTGTACCGTCTCGGGCGTGCCGGCGGGCGTCGAGCTCGACGAGGACGACATCCAGAAGGACCTCGACCGGCGCAAGCCGGGTCAGTCGATGATCACGACCTCGCGAGACGAGCCGGACGCCGTCTCGATCAAGTCGGGCCTGCAGGACGGCTACACGACGGGGACGCCGATCGGGATGGTCATCCAGAACAAGGACGCCCGCTCTGGCAAGTACGAACCGTTCGTCACCGCGCCCCGGCCCAGCCACGGCGATTTCACCTACTCGGCGAAGTTCGGCACCAGAAACTGGGGCGGCGGCGGCCGTTCGTCGGCCCGCGAGACGGTCAACTGGGTCGCTGCCGGCGCGATCGCGAAGCAGGTGCTCGAACAGAGCGAGTACGACGTCCGGATCAAGGCCCACGTCTGCCAGCTGGGCGACGTCGAGGCCCCCGAGGTCTCCTTCGAGCAGATGCTCGAGCACAGCGAGGAGAACGAGGTGCGGTGCGCCCACCCCGAGACGGCCGAACGGATGCGCGAGCTGGCCGACCAGTACCAGACAGAGGGCGACTCCATCGGCGGCGCGATCTACTTCGAGATGCGCGGCGTCCCGCGGGGACTGGGTGCGCCGCGGTTCGACAGCTTCCCTTCGCGGATGGCCCAGCTCATGTACTCGATCCCCGCGGTCAACGACTTCGAGTACGGGATCGGCCGCGAGGCCCGGACGACCGCCGGCAGCGAGTACAACGAGGACTGGGAATTCGAGGGCGAGTCGCGAAGCGACTCGGAACCGTCGAGCGGCGACGAGCCGCGAGGCGACCCGACGCCCGTCGGCAACGACCACGGCGGGATCCAGGGCGGGATCACGACCGGCGACCCCATCTACGGCGAGGTGAGCTGGCATCCGCCGGTCTCGATCCCGAAAAGGCAGGAGACCGTCGACTGGGAGACCGGCGAGCGCAAGGAGATCCAGGTCGTCGGCCGCCACGACCCGACGCTGCCGCCGCGGGCGGTCCCGGTCGTCGAGGCGCTTTTGTACAGCACGGTGCTCGACTTCATGCTGCTCGGCGGGCGGATCAACCCCGACCGGCTGGACGACCGGCCCGGCGAGTACGACACCGACTACCACCCCTCGAGTCCGGTCAACGATCCCGACGACGCCGACACGCACGCCGAGACCGTCGACGAGGAGTAG
- the serA gene encoding phosphoglycerate dehydrogenase — MNVVVTDAVDDAGLARLRQAGHDIELATDADREALLETVADAHALIVRSGTTVDEELLDAAPELVVVGRAGIGVDNVDVEAATDRGVVVANAPESNVRATAEHTIALAFAAGRKIPQGHMLLKDGYWAKGDILGSEFNGKTLGVVGLGRIGQEVAKRLGNLEMDLVAYDPYLSEERARQLGAELVDDIETCFERADFVTLHTPKTAETEHFVDEELLSKLEDGYLINCARGGLVDESALAEAVEDGTLHGAAVDVFDSEPVEPDNPLLAAENVIVTPHIAASSESAKQNVSISIADQILAAFDGDIVTNAVNAPSAGEGVYPVIRPYVKIAETAGKVAMQLLGGHVESVEITYTGDIAEENVDVVTASALQGVFSPLEWQANAINAERIAEERGVEVTESKTRQVEDFNNLVTVEVSDGEHTVTVDGTQFSDDDPRIVRIQGYRVEAIPHGHMLVVRNRDEPGVIGYIGSVMGEYDINIAGMFNNRQSRGGEALTVYNLDSAPGEDLLEELNDDDRIIEATHISLDNGE, encoded by the coding sequence ATGAACGTCGTAGTTACGGACGCCGTCGACGACGCGGGGCTGGCACGGTTGCGCCAGGCGGGCCACGACATCGAACTGGCCACGGACGCCGACCGCGAGGCGCTGCTCGAGACCGTCGCCGACGCACACGCACTGATCGTCCGGTCGGGGACGACCGTCGACGAGGAACTGCTCGACGCCGCGCCCGAACTGGTCGTCGTCGGGCGCGCGGGCATCGGCGTCGACAACGTCGACGTCGAGGCGGCGACAGACCGCGGAGTCGTCGTCGCAAATGCACCCGAGAGCAACGTCCGGGCGACCGCCGAGCACACCATCGCGCTGGCGTTCGCCGCCGGCCGCAAAATCCCACAGGGCCACATGCTGCTGAAAGACGGCTACTGGGCGAAAGGCGACATCCTCGGGTCGGAGTTCAACGGCAAGACGCTGGGCGTCGTCGGGCTCGGCCGGATCGGTCAGGAGGTGGCCAAGCGCCTCGGCAACCTGGAGATGGATCTGGTCGCCTACGATCCGTATCTCAGCGAGGAGCGGGCCCGACAGCTGGGCGCCGAGCTGGTCGACGACATCGAGACCTGCTTCGAGAGGGCGGACTTCGTCACGCTGCACACGCCGAAGACGGCCGAGACGGAGCATTTCGTCGACGAGGAACTGCTGTCGAAACTCGAGGACGGCTACCTGATCAACTGCGCACGCGGCGGGCTCGTCGACGAGTCGGCCCTCGCAGAAGCAGTCGAGGACGGAACCCTCCACGGGGCGGCCGTCGACGTCTTCGACAGCGAACCGGTCGAGCCGGACAACCCGCTGCTCGCGGCCGAGAACGTGATCGTGACGCCGCACATCGCCGCCAGCAGCGAGTCGGCGAAACAGAACGTCTCGATCAGCATCGCCGATCAGATCCTCGCGGCGTTCGACGGCGACATCGTCACCAACGCGGTTAACGCCCCCTCGGCCGGCGAGGGCGTCTACCCGGTGATTCGACCGTACGTCAAGATCGCCGAGACCGCCGGCAAGGTCGCGATGCAGTTGCTCGGCGGCCACGTCGAATCGGTCGAGATCACCTACACCGGGGACATCGCCGAGGAGAACGTCGACGTCGTGACCGCCAGCGCCCTGCAGGGCGTGTTCTCGCCACTGGAGTGGCAGGCCAACGCGATCAACGCCGAGCGCATCGCCGAGGAGCGCGGCGTCGAGGTCACCGAGTCGAAGACCCGACAGGTCGAGGACTTCAACAACCTCGTGACCGTCGAGGTCAGCGACGGCGAGCACACCGTCACCGTCGATGGCACGCAGTTCTCCGACGACGACCCGCGGATCGTCCGCATCCAGGGCTACCGCGTGGAAGCGATTCCCCACGGCCACATGCTCGTGGTGCGCAACCGCGACGAGCCCGGCGTCATCGGGTACATCGGCTCGGTCATGGGCGAGTACGACATCAATATCGCGGGCATGTTCAACAACCGACAGTCCCGCGGCGGCGAGGCCCTGACCGTCTACAACCTCGATAGCGCGCCGGGCGAGGACCTGCTGGAAGAGCTCAACGACGACGACCGCATCATCGAGGCGACGCACATCTCGCTCGACAACGGCGAGTGA